The Flavobacterium praedii genome window below encodes:
- a CDS encoding ABC transporter permease — protein MILKLIWRNLWRNSRRTLITMASIAFAVLFAVLMKSFQNGVFNNLIKNVVGYYSGYIQIHQKGYWDEQVLDNSFELKNALTLQLQQNTQIKKIAPRLETFILASKGNSTKGCLLVGTDAIEENNLTQLKKKIIKGNYFENTEENILLAEGLANRLDANINDTIVLFGQGFQGVLAAGKYKIKGIVHLASPAMNDSFVYLPLRATQYLLSAENRLTSISFGIDNPENTDVIVQNLKTKIGNKYEVMPWQEMMPKIANHIKADGFSFYIFSGILYIIIGFGLFGTVLMMTTERKYEFGMLIAIGMKKSELELILFGETILITLFGVLLGFVLSLPIVIYLKEKPIRFGGEIAKVYEQFGFEALFPTAVDKNIFINQSLIVLAMAVLIGLYPLWHVNSLNPVEAMKK, from the coding sequence ATGATACTCAAATTAATTTGGAGAAACCTTTGGCGCAACAGCCGACGAACATTAATAACAATGGCTTCAATAGCATTTGCGGTTTTGTTTGCGGTTTTGATGAAATCATTTCAAAATGGCGTTTTTAATAATTTAATCAAAAACGTAGTTGGATATTATTCAGGATATATTCAAATTCATCAAAAGGGCTATTGGGACGAACAGGTTTTAGACAACAGCTTTGAATTAAAAAATGCTTTAACCTTACAACTTCAACAAAATACTCAAATAAAGAAAATTGCTCCTCGTCTCGAAACTTTTATTTTGGCATCTAAAGGAAATAGCACCAAAGGATGCCTCTTGGTTGGAACTGATGCTATAGAAGAAAATAATCTGACCCAATTAAAAAAGAAAATAATCAAAGGCAACTATTTTGAAAACACCGAAGAAAACATACTCCTTGCAGAAGGCCTAGCCAACCGATTGGACGCAAATATCAATGACACCATTGTGCTTTTTGGCCAAGGATTTCAAGGGGTACTGGCCGCTGGCAAATACAAAATAAAAGGCATAGTACACCTTGCTTCACCGGCCATGAATGACTCTTTTGTCTATTTACCGCTGCGTGCCACCCAATATTTATTGAGCGCCGAAAACCGACTTACTTCAATCTCTTTCGGAATTGACAACCCTGAAAACACTGATGTTATCGTGCAAAATTTAAAAACTAAAATAGGTAATAAATACGAGGTAATGCCTTGGCAGGAAATGATGCCAAAAATAGCCAATCACATTAAAGCTGACGGATTTTCATTTTACATTTTTTCGGGAATATTATACATCATCATTGGTTTCGGGTTGTTTGGAACGGTATTAATGATGACCACCGAACGCAAATATGAGTTTGGAATGCTCATTGCCATTGGTATGAAAAAATCCGAATTAGAATTGATTTTATTCGGAGAAACCATCCTGATCACTTTGTTTGGGGTTCTTTTGGGTTTTGTGTTGAGTTTGCCAATAGTTATATATTTAAAAGAAAAACCTATTCGTTTTGGAGGTGAAATAGCCAAAGTCTATGAGCAATTTGGCTTTGAAGCCCTCTTCCCTACTGCTGTTGACAAAAACATCTTTATCAACCAATCGTTAATTGTTTTGGCAATGGCTGTCCTTATTGGTTTGTATCCTCTTTGGCATGTAAACAGTTTAAATCCTGTTGAAGCGATGAAAAAATAA
- a CDS encoding ABC transporter ATP-binding protein — translation MQKTVIDAHNLSKIYDEKTIPVYALNKVHLHISRGEFTAIKGPSGSGKTTLLNMIGGLDIPSEGFVEINGTNITKLKGNELIDFRLNNIGFVFQSYNLIPVLTTKENIEFIMLLQKRSKKETEQRVSELLKQIGLEDKINKRPRELSGGQQQRVAVARALAPKPQFILADEPTANLDSVSAENLLDMMLQLNQEENMTFVFSTHDQRVINRARRVITLEDGKIVADTDPTTIIHE, via the coding sequence ATGCAAAAAACAGTTATCGATGCACACAACCTATCGAAGATATACGATGAAAAAACCATTCCGGTATATGCTTTAAACAAAGTGCATCTCCACATTTCCCGAGGAGAATTTACAGCTATAAAAGGACCTTCGGGTTCCGGAAAAACGACTTTATTAAACATGATTGGAGGATTGGACATTCCATCGGAGGGTTTTGTTGAAATCAACGGAACCAATATCACAAAACTCAAAGGAAATGAGTTGATTGACTTTCGACTGAACAATATTGGTTTTGTTTTTCAATCTTATAATTTAATTCCAGTGCTTACGACCAAAGAAAATATTGAGTTCATTATGCTTTTGCAAAAGCGTTCCAAAAAAGAAACAGAACAACGTGTTTCAGAATTACTCAAACAAATAGGACTAGAAGATAAAATCAATAAAAGACCAAGAGAATTATCAGGCGGGCAACAACAGCGTGTTGCGGTGGCAAGAGCTTTGGCACCAAAACCTCAATTTATTTTGGCCGATGAACCCACAGCAAATCTCGATTCTGTTTCGGCAGAAAATTTACTGGACATGATGCTCCAACTCAATCAGGAAGAAAATATGACTTTTGTATTTTCTACACATGACCAAAGAGTCATCAATAGAGCCCGAAGAGTTATCACTCTTGAGGACGGAAAAATTGTTGCAGATACAGACCCGACAACCATTATTCATGAATAA
- a CDS encoding ABC transporter permease, with product MLTKIASRNIWRSKKRSLIIITAVSIGLWAGIFMMAFYNGMIEQRVNSAITSELSHIQLHNREFRKEYDIKYHLPKGKKMLEIIRKDNKVKAASARIIIKGMIASPSGSSGITINGIIPELEQQLTNLKGKIIKGNYFNPKKNNEIILSEKLRKKLNLNLNKKTILTFQDKNGNLASAAFRIQAIYKTINAPYDDANVFVKINDIDSLAGIPNEVNEIAVLLQSSKSLNETQSDLKQKFTGIEIMNWMEIAPELRLTVSVGDQMVFIFMGIILLALAFGIVNTMMMAVLERTREIGMLLALGMNKFKIFMMILLETFFLILAGCPIGILLGFLSILISQKTGIDLSNFSEVYSSFGYSSIIYPSLTTRQFEIIMFLVVITAIFSALLPARRALQLNPAESLKK from the coding sequence ATGTTGACAAAGATCGCCAGTAGAAACATTTGGAGAAGCAAAAAAAGAAGCCTCATTATAATCACAGCGGTAAGTATTGGTTTATGGGCTGGAATTTTTATGATGGCTTTTTACAATGGCATGATTGAACAACGGGTAAATAGCGCCATCACCAGCGAATTATCCCATATACAGCTGCACAATCGCGAGTTCAGAAAAGAGTACGATATAAAATATCATTTGCCGAAGGGTAAAAAAATGCTTGAAATTATACGCAAAGACAATAAAGTAAAAGCCGCTTCAGCCCGTATCATCATCAAAGGAATGATTGCTTCGCCTTCGGGAAGTAGCGGCATCACAATTAATGGCATAATCCCGGAACTCGAACAACAACTGACGAACCTCAAGGGAAAAATCATTAAAGGAAATTATTTTAATCCCAAAAAAAATAATGAAATTATATTGAGTGAAAAACTTCGAAAAAAACTCAACCTCAACCTCAACAAAAAAACCATTCTAACTTTTCAGGATAAAAATGGCAATTTGGCTTCGGCAGCATTTAGAATACAAGCAATTTATAAAACCATTAACGCCCCTTATGATGATGCCAATGTTTTTGTCAAAATTAACGATATAGACTCACTAGCAGGAATTCCCAATGAAGTGAATGAAATTGCCGTGCTGCTCCAATCCAGTAAATCATTGAATGAAACCCAAAGCGATTTGAAACAAAAATTTACTGGAATCGAAATTATGAATTGGATGGAAATTGCCCCTGAACTAAGATTAACGGTTTCTGTGGGGGACCAAATGGTATTTATCTTTATGGGAATAATTCTTTTGGCATTGGCTTTTGGAATCGTCAACACCATGATGATGGCGGTATTGGAAAGAACGCGGGAAATAGGAATGTTACTTGCCTTGGGCATGAATAAATTCAAAATATTTATGATGATCCTTCTGGAAACTTTTTTCCTCATATTGGCTGGTTGCCCAATAGGAATACTACTTGGCTTCCTCTCTATTTTGATAAGTCAGAAAACGGGAATTGATTTAAGCAATTTTTCAGAAGTATATTCCAGTTTTGGTTACAGCTCCATAATCTACCCGAGTTTAACGACAAGACAGTTTGAAATCATTATGTTTTTGGTTGTGATAACAGCCATATTCTCAGCTTTATTACCCGCAAGAAGAGCATTACAATTGAATCCAGCGGAATCTTTAAAAAAATAA
- a CDS encoding transcriptional regulator, producing MINSSKKYKKDLGERYPLIGNFIHYHIVHNKIKKADVARELGIIPTGLNDYFKRDSLQFAILWKLSMVLKHNFIAQLGEYLPYRFETIREKALLEQLAEKEAIIQKMEIQLETMKELIRK from the coding sequence ATGATAAACAGCAGCAAGAAATACAAGAAAGATCTTGGCGAACGATACCCTTTGATTGGTAATTTTATTCATTACCACATTGTTCACAACAAAATTAAGAAAGCAGACGTGGCACGGGAATTGGGCATTATTCCTACTGGATTGAACGATTATTTCAAGAGAGATTCCCTGCAATTTGCTATTTTATGGAAACTTAGCATGGTATTGAAACACAATTTTATTGCCCAGTTGGGGGAATATTTACCCTACCGTTTTGAAACCATTAGAGAAAAGGCACTACTGGAACAACTGGCCGAAAAAGAAGCCATCATACAAAAAATGGAAATCCAATTGGAGACAATGAAGGAATTAATCCGGAAGTAA
- a CDS encoding outer membrane lipoprotein-sorting protein produces MKKILVLLFFHLSIIALAQEAKDIVKNAEEKSKGKTSIANITIQTIRPTWTREMTVKAWTKGNDLSFILVLAPAKEKGVVFLKRKKEVWNWIPSIERTIKMPPSMMSQSWMGTDFTNDDLVKEASILEDYNHSFLEDVIVDGRSCYKIQLLPKPKSAVVWGKVIMDIDKKDFMMLYVEYYDEDGMLINTMHCSDIKLLGDRLLPGKMEMIPANKKGNKTVLIYNSLVFDTPLDDSFFTTQNITKAK; encoded by the coding sequence ATGAAAAAAATATTAGTCCTTTTATTTTTTCATTTATCAATCATTGCTTTGGCGCAAGAAGCAAAAGATATTGTAAAAAATGCAGAAGAAAAATCCAAAGGTAAAACCTCTATCGCTAATATTACCATTCAAACAATCCGGCCAACTTGGACACGAGAAATGACCGTAAAAGCATGGACAAAAGGCAATGATTTAAGTTTTATATTGGTTTTGGCTCCAGCCAAAGAAAAAGGAGTCGTATTCCTGAAACGAAAAAAGGAAGTTTGGAATTGGATTCCCTCTATAGAACGAACCATCAAAATGCCACCTTCGATGATGAGTCAAAGTTGGATGGGAACTGATTTTACAAATGATGATTTGGTCAAAGAAGCCTCAATTCTGGAAGACTACAATCATTCTTTTTTGGAAGATGTCATAGTAGATGGAAGAAGCTGTTATAAAATTCAACTCCTACCCAAACCAAAATCGGCTGTTGTTTGGGGAAAAGTGATTATGGATATTGATAAAAAAGATTTTATGATGCTCTATGTAGAATATTATGATGAAGACGGCATGCTGATCAACACCATGCATTGTTCGGATATAAAACTATTGGGCGATCGATTATTACCCGGAAAAATGGAAATGATACCTGCTAACAAAAAAGGGAATAAGACCGTTTTAATTTACAATTCCTTGGTATTTGACACTCCTTTAGACGATTCCTTTTTTACCACCCAAAACATAACCAAGGCAAAATGA